In Gimesia benthica, a single window of DNA contains:
- the gatB gene encoding Asp-tRNA(Asn)/Glu-tRNA(Gln) amidotransferase subunit GatB codes for MDYTVIIGLEVHVQLQTRTKLFCGCSTKFNPDQPNTQTCPVCLGLPGALPVLNREAFRLGMKTGLAINCEIPSFTKWDRKQYYYPDLPKAYQISQYDLPMSQNGWLEIEIDPETRETKKVGIIRAHLEEDAGKNSHDESGRGQDSKVDLNRCGTPLVEIVSEPDLRSAQEARKYLEELKLLLTYIDVSDCNMQEGSLRCDANVNLHIHQENGDAIATPIVEIKNLNSFRGVEQAIEYEVKRQWEEWQKTGQSIKDVPKETRGWDADRGVTLGQRGKEEAADYRYFPDPDLAPVMVTDAEREEVVNELCERPANRRNRFEADYGLSTYDAAVIIDQGIAFADYFETVAQGCGNGKQAANWVTQDVQRELNERSCQIADFPIRPEVLAALLQKVEASEITIKSARTVFQVLLEEGAASVEQIQAVIEEKGLGLVSDTGELEAIVEAVVAKNEKAVADFQSGKQAAVGALIGQVMREIKGADAKVVRELLIKKMS; via the coding sequence ATGGACTATACGGTGATCATCGGTCTTGAAGTCCACGTGCAGTTACAGACCAGAACCAAACTTTTCTGCGGTTGCTCCACTAAGTTCAACCCGGACCAGCCCAACACACAGACCTGCCCTGTCTGCCTGGGATTGCCCGGCGCACTACCAGTGCTAAACCGTGAAGCATTTCGCTTAGGCATGAAAACCGGTCTGGCCATCAACTGTGAAATCCCGTCCTTCACCAAATGGGACCGTAAACAGTATTATTATCCAGACCTGCCCAAAGCCTATCAGATCAGCCAGTACGATCTCCCCATGAGCCAGAATGGCTGGCTGGAAATCGAAATCGATCCGGAAACGCGTGAGACGAAAAAAGTAGGCATCATCCGTGCCCACCTCGAAGAGGATGCCGGAAAAAACAGTCACGACGAATCAGGACGTGGCCAGGACAGTAAAGTCGACCTCAACCGGTGTGGTACCCCCCTGGTCGAGATCGTTTCCGAGCCCGACCTGCGCTCGGCACAAGAAGCGCGTAAATACCTGGAAGAACTGAAACTGCTCCTGACTTACATTGACGTCTCCGACTGTAATATGCAGGAAGGGAGCCTGCGCTGCGATGCCAACGTGAACCTGCACATCCACCAGGAAAACGGCGATGCGATCGCCACACCGATTGTCGAAATCAAAAACCTCAACAGCTTCCGAGGGGTCGAACAGGCGATCGAGTACGAAGTCAAACGCCAGTGGGAAGAATGGCAGAAGACAGGCCAGAGCATAAAAGACGTTCCCAAAGAAACTCGGGGCTGGGACGCAGACCGAGGGGTTACACTGGGTCAACGCGGCAAAGAAGAAGCAGCCGACTATCGCTACTTCCCAGATCCGGATCTGGCCCCGGTTATGGTAACCGATGCAGAACGTGAAGAAGTCGTGAACGAACTTTGTGAACGCCCCGCGAACCGCAGAAACCGCTTCGAAGCCGACTATGGGCTTTCTACCTATGACGCTGCAGTCATCATCGATCAGGGGATCGCTTTTGCAGACTACTTTGAGACAGTAGCCCAGGGATGTGGCAACGGCAAACAGGCTGCGAACTGGGTCACTCAGGACGTTCAGCGGGAATTAAACGAGCGAAGCTGTCAGATCGCTGACTTCCCCATCCGCCCTGAAGTGCTGGCAGCCTTACTTCAGAAAGTCGAAGCCAGTGAGATCACAATCAAAAGTGCCCGCACTGTATTTCAGGTCCTGCTGGAAGAAGGTGCTGCAAGCGTTGAGCAAATTCAGGCTGTGATTGAGGAAAAAGGCCTGGGCCTGGTATCAGACACCGGAGAACTGGAAGCGATCGTCGAGGCGGTCGTCGCGAAAAACGAGAAAGCAGTCGCCGACTTCCAGAGCGGCAAGCAGGCTGCAGTCGGGGCGCTGATTGGTCAGGTAATGCGGGAAATTAAAGGAGCTGATGCAAAAGTTGTCAGGGAGCTCCTGATCAAGAAAATGAGCTGA
- a CDS encoding Rieske (2Fe-2S) protein, whose translation MLDFEEIASIDDFQDADRLEVFVEDTPVLLIRVGDQYFAIEDVCTHDGQPLTDGCIEEGAIVCPRHGARFDLQTGKSLCMPATKPVRTFELEVRDRKIFAKPN comes from the coding sequence ATGCTCGACTTTGAAGAGATCGCATCCATTGACGATTTTCAGGATGCTGACCGGTTGGAAGTATTCGTTGAAGATACTCCCGTGCTACTGATTCGTGTGGGTGATCAATACTTCGCGATTGAAGATGTATGTACGCATGATGGTCAGCCATTGACTGATGGGTGTATTGAAGAGGGGGCGATCGTTTGTCCCCGCCATGGTGCTCGGTTTGATTTACAGACCGGCAAATCACTCTGTATGCCTGCCACCAAGCCCGTTCGTACATTTGAGCTAGAAGTCAGAGATCGTAAGATCTTTGCTAAACCTAACTAA
- a CDS encoding helix-turn-helix transcriptional regulator: MRVSIDENDRSFLLGLNRLKSATIQEICDQEGVTATAVRQRLVRLQGLDLIARTQVKEGRGRPHYTYSVTSLGMRLLGDNYAELANILWDELKGIENEELRCRLASRIQTALVQQYGKHVDAPSLHGRMEQLKQALEERGFVVELDHTGPLPILREHNCPYHDIASADASICELEQRVFERVLGTKMHLSECCLDGHHCCEFEAQTS, from the coding sequence ATGCGCGTTTCAATTGATGAAAATGATCGTAGCTTTCTGCTGGGGCTTAATCGTCTCAAGTCTGCCACTATTCAAGAGATTTGTGATCAGGAAGGCGTGACGGCAACGGCAGTCCGTCAACGGCTTGTGCGTTTACAGGGATTAGACCTGATTGCACGCACCCAGGTGAAAGAAGGACGAGGTCGCCCCCATTATACCTATTCCGTGACCAGTCTGGGCATGCGGCTGTTGGGCGATAACTACGCTGAGCTGGCCAACATCCTCTGGGATGAGCTCAAAGGGATCGAGAACGAAGAATTACGCTGCCGATTGGCTTCCCGTATTCAGACAGCACTGGTGCAGCAGTATGGAAAACATGTGGATGCACCCTCCCTGCATGGGCGGATGGAGCAATTGAAGCAGGCTCTGGAAGAACGCGGGTTTGTCGTAGAACTGGATCATACCGGTCCATTACCGATTCTCCGGGAACATAACTGTCCCTACCACGATATTGCCAGTGCAGACGCTTCGATTTGTGAACTGGAACAAAGAGTTTTTGAACGCGTGCTCGGTACAAAGATGCATCTCTCCGAATGCTGTCTGGACGGGCACCATTGCTGTGAGTTTGAAGCACAGACAAGTTAA
- the sufC gene encoding Fe-S cluster assembly ATPase SufC, with the protein MSLLKITDLHVSVSGTPILKGVNLEIKQGEIHALMGPNGSGKSTLAYAMAGHPSYEITQGKIEIDGTDISELDPNERARLGLFLAFQYPVVIPGVKVADFLRHAMSNVRDPERKEGEKLIPMREFRKELREQMNDLGMDLEMARRYLNEGFSGGEKKRMEILQLALLKPKFAVLDETDSGLDSDAVKVVSEGLSRLSGPEMGVLIITHHERLLEFNEPQFTHVMLAGRIVETGDAQLAAELHEHGYKSIRERHPEAAAEEVSETVEPV; encoded by the coding sequence ATGAGTTTGTTGAAAATTACCGACCTGCATGTCTCAGTCAGTGGCACACCGATCCTCAAGGGGGTCAACCTGGAAATCAAACAGGGTGAGATTCATGCTTTGATGGGGCCCAACGGTTCCGGTAAAAGCACGCTGGCCTATGCAATGGCTGGCCATCCAAGTTACGAAATTACTCAGGGTAAAATCGAAATCGATGGCACGGATATTTCGGAACTCGATCCGAATGAACGTGCTCGCCTCGGGCTGTTTCTGGCGTTTCAGTATCCTGTCGTGATTCCAGGAGTCAAAGTCGCCGACTTCCTGCGTCATGCAATGTCTAACGTTCGGGATCCGGAACGGAAAGAAGGCGAAAAGCTGATTCCGATGCGTGAGTTCCGTAAGGAACTGCGTGAGCAGATGAACGATCTGGGCATGGATCTGGAGATGGCTCGCCGATACCTGAATGAAGGTTTTTCGGGGGGTGAAAAGAAGCGGATGGAAATTCTGCAGCTGGCCCTGCTCAAACCCAAGTTCGCTGTACTGGATGAAACTGACAGTGGTCTGGACAGCGATGCGGTAAAAGTCGTGAGTGAAGGTCTGAGTCGACTCTCCGGTCCGGAGATGGGGGTTTTGATCATTACGCATCACGAGCGGCTTCTGGAATTCAACGAACCGCAGTTTACACATGTGATGCTGGCGGGTCGGATTGTGGAAACCGGCGATGCCCAGCTGGCTGCTGAGCTTCACGAACACGGCTATAAGAGTATTCGCGAACGTCATCCCGAAGCAGCTGCAGAGGAAGTTTCTGAAACCGTTGAGCCTGTGTAG
- a CDS encoding alanine/glycine:cation symporter family protein, whose product MKYQRLPAPVILRPLLMTALILIFCGWLVSPSQAQDDSPAEQPAKAEQQTESLEAALEKAEAEADKPATGGFALVEQKVDELFGKFNGILAKIIFYPVPITPTQIEKGTGVPLAVLWLVIGATYFTLRMNFINIRAFKHAILLVLGKYDNPEDEGEVTHFQALTAALSATVGLGNIAGVAVAISTGGPGAMFWMMLAGLLGMTSKFAECTLAQIYRRINPDGRVMGGPMCYLSTGLTQQFPGNAFLKGLGGFLSILFAVMCIGGSLAGGNAFQVKLSLGAVAETFPLLKENSWVYGLLMAVFVGIVIIGGIRSIARTTEKIVPFMCGIYVLAGMAIIILNIQKVPASFMAIIEGAFDPDALYGGIMGVLIIGFQRAAFSNEAGVGSAAIAHSAAKTEYPVREGIVASLGPFIDTIVICTMTALVIIITGAYNDPQYADLIASNEGAALTAEAMDSQIPYFKYVLSVSVILFAYSTMISWSYYGERCWAFLFGDSQKVSMAYRILFLVFVVLGSIVSATNVLDFGDLMILGMAFPNILGVLLLSNRVKQELDKYWSRYKSGEFDEQASN is encoded by the coding sequence ATGAAATACCAAAGGCTACCTGCCCCCGTGATCTTGCGCCCCCTGTTAATGACAGCTTTAATCCTGATCTTCTGTGGATGGTTAGTTTCCCCAAGCCAGGCACAGGATGACTCCCCTGCCGAGCAGCCAGCCAAAGCGGAACAGCAAACCGAATCACTGGAAGCCGCTTTGGAAAAAGCCGAAGCCGAGGCAGACAAACCTGCCACAGGTGGGTTTGCTTTGGTTGAACAAAAAGTGGATGAGCTATTCGGAAAGTTCAACGGTATTCTGGCGAAAATCATTTTTTATCCTGTCCCCATCACACCGACGCAAATCGAAAAGGGAACGGGAGTCCCGCTGGCAGTACTCTGGCTGGTGATCGGTGCCACATATTTCACATTACGAATGAACTTCATTAATATCCGCGCCTTCAAGCACGCAATCCTGCTGGTCCTGGGGAAATATGATAACCCTGAAGACGAAGGCGAAGTCACTCACTTCCAGGCTTTAACTGCTGCCCTGTCTGCCACTGTGGGCTTGGGAAATATAGCCGGGGTGGCTGTGGCGATCAGTACGGGTGGTCCTGGCGCCATGTTCTGGATGATGCTCGCCGGCCTGCTGGGCATGACTTCGAAATTCGCAGAATGTACTCTCGCCCAGATCTATCGACGCATTAATCCTGACGGTCGCGTGATGGGGGGGCCGATGTGCTATCTGTCTACCGGATTAACTCAACAGTTCCCCGGAAATGCCTTTTTAAAAGGCCTCGGAGGTTTCCTGTCCATCCTGTTTGCCGTCATGTGCATCGGCGGCTCACTGGCAGGGGGAAATGCCTTTCAGGTTAAATTATCTCTGGGTGCTGTAGCAGAGACCTTTCCCTTACTGAAAGAAAACAGCTGGGTTTACGGCCTGTTAATGGCAGTCTTCGTCGGGATTGTGATTATCGGTGGCATTCGCAGCATTGCCCGAACCACGGAAAAGATCGTCCCCTTTATGTGCGGTATTTATGTGCTGGCCGGAATGGCGATCATTATCCTGAATATCCAGAAAGTCCCGGCGTCGTTTATGGCCATCATCGAAGGTGCCTTTGACCCGGACGCGCTGTATGGCGGAATCATGGGCGTGCTGATCATCGGCTTCCAGCGTGCGGCTTTCTCCAACGAAGCCGGCGTCGGGTCGGCAGCGATTGCTCACTCAGCTGCTAAAACCGAATATCCGGTCCGTGAGGGAATCGTAGCCTCACTGGGCCCCTTCATCGACACCATTGTGATCTGCACAATGACCGCACTGGTTATTATCATCACGGGTGCTTATAACGATCCGCAATATGCAGACCTGATCGCGTCCAATGAAGGTGCTGCCCTGACAGCAGAAGCAATGGACTCACAGATACCGTATTTTAAATACGTGCTCTCTGTCTCAGTGATTCTGTTTGCCTATTCAACAATGATCTCCTGGTCTTACTATGGAGAACGATGCTGGGCGTTTCTGTTCGGCGACAGCCAGAAAGTATCCATGGCTTATCGAATTCTGTTCCTGGTATTTGTAGTCCTGGGTTCGATTGTCTCGGCGACCAACGTACTTGACTTCGGCGACCTTATGATCCTGGGCATGGCCTTCCCTAACATCCTGGGTGTGCTGCTGCTCTCTAACAGGGTCAAACAGGAACTGGATAAATACTGGAGCCGTTATAAGTCAGGGGAATTCGATGAGCAGGCCAGCAATTGA
- a CDS encoding metal-sulfur cluster assembly factor, producing the protein MSDESRDETGEKKEENQLPVFSAFKGVGGDDALVEALKQVIDPELNINIVDLGLVYEILRSEEDPSKVTVSMTLTSPACPAGPQIITQAKMALERVDDVNEATIQLTMTPPWSPDLMTDDARDELGIF; encoded by the coding sequence ATGTCAGATGAATCCAGAGATGAGACTGGAGAAAAGAAAGAGGAGAATCAGCTGCCGGTATTCTCTGCTTTCAAAGGGGTCGGTGGAGATGATGCGCTGGTTGAAGCGTTGAAACAGGTCATTGATCCCGAGTTAAACATCAATATCGTGGATCTGGGGCTCGTTTATGAAATTCTTCGCTCGGAAGAAGATCCGTCCAAGGTCACCGTTTCCATGACGTTAACCAGTCCTGCCTGTCCTGCTGGTCCGCAGATTATCACGCAGGCTAAGATGGCGCTGGAGAGAGTGGATGACGTGAATGAAGCAACCATCCAGCTGACAATGACTCCGCCATGGTCGCCTGACTTGATGACCGACGATGCCCGCGATGAACTGGGGATTTTCTAG
- the sufD gene encoding Fe-S cluster assembly protein SufD codes for MSTPSVNTSAEIPAGFGEAAFEAFLATRDEPAWVTESRRQAFQRYCELLETELDPEEWRRVDLRALRPDRFQLCAAQAEQSTAPETETLLTGQADFAGHVKHTDGQLISSEMSEELAAKGVIFGDLATVVREHGELIQPYFMTRAVDSQRDRFSAWHAAFWTGGTVLYVPRNVVVDAPLHSLITLQADKAADLSHTLVILEEGASATLLEETASVSDDLLGLHVGAVELILAKEARLRYVQLQNWNHKVWHIAHQAGRVENNGFLQWTVGGIGAKLAHIHQDVVLDGRGSEAEVNGVTFSTDNQIHSFYTQQSHNAAETRSDLLYKQVLRDQARSIWRGMIRVEKEGQQTNGYQRNDSLMLSPTCRADAIPGLEIEADDVRCTHGATAGRVDEEQIFYCMSRGMSEYEAMHMIVEGFFQTVFDRIPVEAVRETLNQAIIKKLGFGR; via the coding sequence ATGAGCACTCCGTCCGTGAATACGTCTGCTGAAATTCCCGCCGGTTTTGGTGAAGCAGCATTTGAAGCATTTCTGGCCACGCGCGACGAGCCGGCCTGGGTTACCGAATCCCGGCGTCAGGCATTTCAGCGTTACTGCGAGCTTCTGGAAACGGAACTCGATCCGGAAGAGTGGCGACGTGTCGATTTACGTGCCCTGCGTCCGGACCGATTTCAGTTGTGTGCTGCACAGGCTGAACAGTCAACTGCACCGGAAACGGAAACACTGCTCACCGGACAGGCTGATTTTGCTGGTCATGTGAAGCACACAGACGGGCAGTTGATCTCCAGCGAAATGTCGGAAGAACTGGCGGCCAAAGGAGTGATTTTTGGCGACCTGGCGACAGTGGTTCGCGAACATGGCGAATTGATTCAGCCCTACTTTATGACTCGGGCCGTTGACAGTCAGCGTGATCGCTTTTCTGCATGGCACGCCGCATTCTGGACCGGTGGTACCGTTCTTTATGTGCCTCGTAATGTGGTTGTGGATGCTCCGCTTCACAGTCTGATCACACTTCAGGCTGACAAGGCAGCTGACCTGAGTCACACTCTGGTCATTTTGGAAGAGGGGGCTTCCGCGACTCTGTTGGAGGAAACCGCTTCCGTGAGCGATGATCTGCTCGGGTTGCATGTGGGGGCCGTTGAACTGATTCTCGCGAAAGAGGCGCGCCTGCGATATGTCCAGTTGCAAAACTGGAATCACAAGGTGTGGCATATTGCTCACCAGGCGGGACGAGTCGAAAACAACGGCTTCCTGCAGTGGACCGTCGGAGGAATCGGTGCCAAGCTGGCTCACATTCACCAGGACGTCGTTCTGGATGGCCGTGGCTCTGAAGCTGAAGTCAATGGTGTCACCTTTTCGACTGATAATCAGATCCATTCGTTCTACACGCAACAGTCACATAACGCGGCTGAAACACGTTCTGACCTGCTGTATAAGCAGGTACTGCGGGATCAGGCCCGCTCCATCTGGCGTGGGATGATCCGTGTCGAAAAAGAAGGCCAGCAGACGAACGGCTATCAGCGCAACGATTCTCTGATGCTTTCCCCCACCTGTCGAGCCGACGCGATTCCAGGGCTGGAGATCGAGGCGGATGATGTACGCTGTACACATGGTGCAACGGCCGGGCGCGTTGATGAAGAGCAGATCTTCTATTGTATGTCGCGAGGCATGTCCGAGTATGAGGCCATGCATATGATCGTGGAAGGGTTTTTCCAGACCGTATTCGATCGAATCCCTGTCGAGGCCGTCCGTGAGACGCTGAACCAGGCGATTATCAAAAAATTGGGTTTTGGTCGGTAA